The Candidatus Poribacteria bacterium genome includes a window with the following:
- a CDS encoding haloacid dehalogenase type II produces the protein MANFVETKALTFDLFGTILDLGGSLTPFIDESLKARAADVSADGFWAQWRYRQRIEQYQDTIVMLGHSGYLETVRRAVHYVLRANGIDADPDTVTEFMRGWQSLSPFPEVLSALAKMQSRYRLVVLSNGDPSFLEYLVSERVAWDFDDVISVTSVGAFKPHPAVYRVAAGQLGLEVDECVMVSANSFDIMGARACGFRGAFVNRYELPYEDTPYQPDVTVKDFTELAGALL, from the coding sequence ATGGCTAATTTTGTAGAGACGAAAGCACTTACATTTGACCTATTCGGCACAATTTTGGATTTAGGGGGTAGTCTCACACCCTTCATTGACGAATCGTTGAAGGCACGTGCTGCCGATGTATCAGCAGATGGATTCTGGGCACAGTGGCGATATCGACAGCGAATTGAGCAGTATCAAGATACGATTGTGATGCTCGGACATAGCGGCTACTTGGAGACCGTTCGGCGTGCCGTGCACTACGTCCTGAGAGCAAACGGTATTGATGCCGATCCTGATACGGTAACGGAGTTTATGCGTGGCTGGCAGTCCCTCTCCCCTTTTCCAGAAGTGTTGTCTGCCCTTGCGAAGATGCAATCTCGGTATCGGTTGGTGGTGTTGTCCAACGGGGATCCGTCGTTTTTAGAATATCTCGTCTCGGAACGGGTTGCGTGGGATTTTGACGATGTGATCTCGGTGACATCGGTCGGTGCCTTTAAACCACATCCGGCAGTTTACCGTGTCGCGGCGGGACAGTTAGGACTCGAAGTTGACGAGTGCGTGATGGTATCTGCGAATTCGTTTGACATCATGGGTGCGCGGGCGTGCGGGTTTAGAGGGGCATTTGTGAACCGTTATGAACTTCCGTATGAGGATACACCGTATCAACCCGACGTAACGGTGAAGGATTTTACGGAGTTAGCGGGAGCATTGCTATAG